Within the Halorhabdus rudnickae genome, the region AGCAGGACATCGACGCCATCCTGGACGCCCTCATCGAGATGGGGACGCTCTCCCCGGAGGCGGACAGACAAGTCATGGCCGAGGTGCTGGAACTGGCGATCGCCGATGCCCGCGGTGAAGACATCGAACAGTATCGCGTCCAGCAGATCATCCAGCGCGTTGAGGACACCATCTACGAGTTCCCGCTCCGGTTGCCCGCGAATCTCGCACTTGTCCTTCGAGTCGCGACGGTCGTCGAAGGGGTCTGTGTGACCCTGGACCCGGACTTCGACTTCATCGACGTGGCGACAGATTTCCTCAGGGAGGAGGGGTATCTCGAGGAGAGCGCCAGGGAGTTCGTCCGCGACCGTGTGACGGAAGTGAGCGATGCCGGGCGATCGGCGGTGCGGATTCCACCGAAACTCGAGACGACGCTCGACCGGATCGACCGTGACGACTTCTACGTCCGGGCCGACATCGAGGATTCAGACAACCTGCTCGACGTACTCGCCGCGCGGTTGATCATGGGGTTGGTGGCGACCGGCGGACTGGTATCGACGGCCGTGTTGTACTCGTTTTCGACACTACAGGCGACGTTGCTCGCGGCCCTGGTGACGGCCGTCGTCCTGTTCGGCCTCTACCGATCGTTCCGCGAGCCCAAATCGATCCGGGCGAAGCCGCAGTTTACCCGCCAGCAGATGCGACAGCGTGACTCCGAGGAGAACTCGGCCATGCCGTCGATCGGGGCCGACGAGCCAATCGACGAGCAGACCCAGATGCCCGAAGAGGACCGCTGGACGTGACGGGCGTCTCGTCGAGCGCCGTCGGGAGGAACTCGAGGATATCGGCCTCGCAGGACCCGGCCGGAGAACGGCCGACTCGGCCGCGATCGGTTCCAAACCGTTTATACTGATCGCCGGATAATCCCGCCACATGGCAAAACAGCAGACCGAAGTGCGGGAACTCGACGAGGGGAGCTACGTGATGATGGACGACGTGCCCTGCAAGATCACCGCCTACAGCACTGCCAAGCCGGGCAAACACGGCAGTGCGAAGGCCCGGATCGACGGCAAGGGCGTCTTCGACGGCAAGAAGCGAAGCCTCTCCCAGCCGGTCGACGCGAAGGTGTGGGTGCCGATCATCGAGCGCAAACAGGGTCAGGTCGTCTCGGTCTCCGGCGACGACGCCCAGGTCATGGACTTAGAGACCTACGAGACGTTCACCATGCGCGTCCCCGACGACGAGAGCCTCTCGCCCGACGATGAGATCGAGTACCTCGAACTCGAAGAGCAACGCAAGATCGTATAAATGGGCTTCCCCGGCGCGAGTACCGACCGCGAGGACGCTACCTACGCGGTCGTTGGCGCGCCGCTTGACGTCTCGACGACGTTCCAGCCGGGCGCGCGCTTCGGTCCGGAACGCGTCCGGCAGTTCTCCCGCTCGTTCGAGGACTACGATCCCGAAACTGACAACCACTTCTCTGCGTGTCGCGTCTACGATCACGGCGATGTCGGGGCCATCGGAGCGATCGACGACGCCGCGGAGTATCTGACCTTCCTCGAAGGGGAACTACGTGATCTCCACACGGACGGGACGACCCCGATTTTGATCGGCGGCGAACATACCGTCAGCGTCGCGGGCGTTCGCGCGATCGAGCCGGACGTCTTCGTCTGTCTGGACGCTCACCTGGACCTGCGTGAAGAGTACGCCGGCAACCAATACAGCCACGCCACAGTGACCCGACACGCGCTAGACGTCGCCGATCGGGCAGTGATCCTGGGGGCTCGCGCCGGCAGTGAAGCCGAGTACGACCGGGCGACCGAGACGGACGTGACTGTCATATCGCCCGAGGACGTCCCCGAGTGGACGCCCGACTTCGCGGAATCGTCTATCTATCTCAGCGTCGACGTGGACGCGGCCGATCCCGGATTCGCGCCCGGAACAGGGACGATGGAGCCGTTCGGCTTGCAGCCGCGGGAGATGCGGCGGGTCGTTCGGGCAGTCGCACCGCAGGCGACAGGCTTCGACGTGGTCGAGGTCAACGACCGCGACGACGGGCAGGCGGCCACGCTCGCGGGGAAACTCCTGCGGGCGTTCGTTTTCGCGCACGCCGCGGAATGATAGCGCTCACGGGCGTAGCATACGGGTGGAACCGGAACGGGTTTTTGTTGCCCGCGAGCATCACTGCACACATGGATCGACTGGCCTCCTGTTACTTCTGTGGCGTGGCGGTCGAGGCACCGCTTGAGGAGTACCCCGTCGTGCCGCGTGACCTCCGTCCCTCGGTCGAAGACCAGAGTACCGTCGTCCTCTGTCCGGAGTGTCGCCGGAAGCTATCGACGATCGTCGAGCGCGTCGTGGCGGCGACCAGCGACCCTGCCCAAACCGCACTCGGTGACTCCGCCACCGGAACAGCAGGTGGCCCGGACACACAATCCGGCAGTGAGGAAGCCCCAGAAGCGACCGTCGAGCGCTTCGACGACGAACGGCCGAACCTCGTCGACTTCGAAACCAGCCACGAGCGAGACGAGGAAATGATCGCTCGCGAGGCTGACCCGAACGAAGAACGTGACGCGGAGACGACGGGCGAAGAGTGGACGGACACACCGGGCGGCGAGCATGGAGCTGACCAGCCCGAGACAGACCCGACAGCGGAGACCGGAGACGAACAATCGGGGCTGGACCAGTCGGGACAGCGGGAGTCGGCGGCCGGAGGCGGCCAGACCAGTAGTCAACCAGAGAGGGCGGCGAACGGAGCAGACGACGGTGGTACCGATTCGACTGCCGATCGCAACTTCTCGACAGCCGATTACAACAAGATCGTGCGGCTTCTCCAGAACCGAGAGTTCCCCGTCGAAGCCGGAGAAATAACGACAGTCGCCGGTAGTGCCTACGGCATCGGCCACCGTGAGGCAGACGCGGTGCTGGACGCGCTCGTCGAGCGCGGGATTCTCGAACGCGACGGGAATCAGCTCTACCGGTCGGACGACTGACGTAGCTTATACTGGTGGCTATACGTTCGTAAAGATATCCAGCACACCGTCGTGCCGGATCATTTCGAAATGTTATAGCCACCAGTATTAGTCCTGTTCCCGATTGTGAGGCCACACCAAAGCCCATTACATCAGACAGAGGATGTAGCGCATGACCTGCTCAACTATCACATACGAAGGAGACTATATACATGATCATAGCAGTACTCTTCATATCCTTGTTGTATCCCGCGGTTCTGGGGCTGGTGCGTGGTGACCCAGTTGAAGACTGATTTCTGCAATCGTCGTTTCCCTGCTGACCGTCCGCCTCTGTATTGGGTTGAACTCATCGATCGGTTCTTGATTTCGTCTCGATACGGATCGAATGGTGATAGAGCGGCTATAGTGACGGTTTTGACATCTGTCATCGGGTTCTGTGCGCTATCTATTCGGTGCCAGACTAACCAGCGGCGAGAGGGTTACTCGCGACCTGTGGAATCAGTACTTTGGTTGTCATTTTTGGGAGTGGCAAGAAATAATCAAGTTCGCCTCCGTAGCGAAATATATCCGTCCGTACTGGTTGGTTATGTTTCTATACTATTAGGTTATATCACCAAGAGTATTCATACGCATTTTGAACCTTGCCGTGGATTATAGAGTGATAATATTAGTATGCGTGAATACTCAACCAGCGTCATACTTCTCACCCCAATTCTGGAGATCGAATCGAATACCTGCGGTCCTGACCGTCTCGGGACGACGTCAGTTAGTCGCTCCGCGAAGAAGCTGCAGATCAACGAGGCCGTCGAGTAAGACAGGTTCCTACTCTACAGACTCTTGGCTACCATTTCTCGCTCGACTAATGAGATAGCTTGCACCCCCCAGACTAGTCATTGCACTGAGGATTCCCAATCCCGGACCGGACGTCGATGTGCTCGCGTTCGATTGTCCACTCTCCGTTACGGAATCGGTAAAGGGCTCCCCAGGGTGGGATTGGTCGTGTTGGCCTAGCGTGGTAAGTATAACGCGCGAGCCTTCGCTCGATCCTTCCAGACCAGCATCTACCGCGTAGACGTTTTCATCCTGACTCCCGACGAAAACGGTGCCGTCCACCACCGTCGGCGACGACTTCACCTCAGCGCCCGTCTCGAAGGTCCACTCTTTCTCGCCCGTCGCCGCATTCAGCGCGTAGAGATTGTGGTCATCACTCCCGACGAAGACCATCCCATCGGCTACCGTCGGCGACGAACGCACCCAGGCGCCAGTCTCGAAAGCCCACTCTTTCTCGCCCGTCGCCGCATTCAGCGCGTAGATGTTTTCATCCCAACTCCCAACGAAGACGGTTCCGTCCACCATCGTCGGCGACGAGTCCACCTTATCGCCAGTCTCGAATGCCCACTCTTTCTCGCCCGTCGCCGCATTCAGCCCGTAAAGGTTGTCGTCGTAACTCCCAACGAAGACTGTCCCATCAGCTACCGTCGGCGACGAGTAAACATTCTCACGGGTCTCGAAGGCCCACTCTTTCTCGCCTGTTGCCGCATTCAGCGCGTAGAGGTTCTTGTCGTTACTCCCGACGAAGACCGTCCCATCCACTACCGTCGGCGACGATTCCACCCAATAGCCGGCCTTGAAGGCCCACTCTTTCTCGCCCGTTGCCGCATTCAGCGCGTAGAGGTTGTGGTCATCACTCCCGACGAAGACGGTTCCATCCACCACCGTCGGTGACGATTTCACCTCAGCGCCCGTCTCGAAGGTCCACTCTTTCTCGCCCGTTGCCGCATTCAGCGCGTAGAGATTGTAGTCATCACTCCCGACGAAGACCATCCCATCGGCTACCGTCGGGCTGGATATTCGCGAGGTGATCCAATTGCCAGTCTCGAAGGCCCACTCTTTCTCGCCCGTCGCGGCATCTAGCGCGTAGAGGTTCCAAATCCCGACGTAGACAGTCCCATCCACCACCGTCGGTGATGAGTGGGCAGAATTGCCGGTCTCATACCGCCAGATTTCCTCACCACCCGAACTCGCTTGCGCTGCCCCGCTCTGACTCGCTTTCGAGCTGATCGCTGCTGCCGTGCCGATACCTGCCGCTGTGCGCAGGTACTGTCGCCGTGTCGTCTGCGTTGATTTATCAGCCACGTCTCTGATGCCTCTATTCACTCTGCCCTTGGTAGGCAATCGTCGTGCTCGCACTAGCTACCAGACAGTCACTGTAAACAACCAGATCAAAAATGGCCGACTGAATTAGTACCATAGGACGAATAGACACCGATAAAACTTATATATATAGCATTTTCTACTGAGGTTATTTCTGTAGATACTGCTTGGGCCGTTTCGAGTATGCAAAACCTGGTAGTGATCTCTATCGCTTATCACTGTAAAACAATTCCAGGCACCCGGCACGGCACAGCGATTGTGTCATTTTCAACAAGACTCCAGAACTACTACAGTACCGCCCGCAAAACGGGCAAGTATGAACTGTGCCGAGATCTCAGATCGGTTCGATAAACGCCTTCGCATCGCTGACTACGCCGATATCGACGCCAGCGCGAACGGCCTACAGGTTGGATCCACTGACCACCAGGTCGAACACGTTGCGGTCGCCGTCGACGCCGCCGTCGAGACAATCGAGGCGGCCCGCGAGGTCGGGGCCGACCTGCTGGTCGTTCATCACGGCCTGTTCTGGGGCGACGGGATGACCAGCGTGACGGGCGAAGCCTACCGGCGACTCGCGCCCCTGATCGACGATGACCACGCTCTGTACGCGGCCCACCTGCCGCTGGACGGGCATCAGGATCTCGGCAACGCAGCCGGGGTGGCGGACGTCCTGGACTTGAGCAATCGGGCGCCATTCGGAGAAGTCGGCGGAGAGTACATCGGCCAGCGTGGCCGG harbors:
- a CDS encoding translation initiation factor IF-5A, encoding MAKQQTEVRELDEGSYVMMDDVPCKITAYSTAKPGKHGSAKARIDGKGVFDGKKRSLSQPVDAKVWVPIIERKQGQVVSVSGDDAQVMDLETYETFTMRVPDDESLSPDDEIEYLELEEQRKIV
- the speB gene encoding agmatinase, producing the protein MGFPGASTDREDATYAVVGAPLDVSTTFQPGARFGPERVRQFSRSFEDYDPETDNHFSACRVYDHGDVGAIGAIDDAAEYLTFLEGELRDLHTDGTTPILIGGEHTVSVAGVRAIEPDVFVCLDAHLDLREEYAGNQYSHATVTRHALDVADRAVILGARAGSEAEYDRATETDVTVISPEDVPEWTPDFAESSIYLSVDVDAADPGFAPGTGTMEPFGLQPREMRRVVRAVAPQATGFDVVEVNDRDDGQAATLAGKLLRAFVFAHAAE
- a CDS encoding outer membrane protein assembly factor BamB family protein, producing MADKSTQTTRRQYLRTAAGIGTAAAISSKASQSGAAQASSGGEEIWRYETGNSAHSSPTVVDGTVYVGIWNLYALDAATGEKEWAFETGNWITSRISSPTVADGMVFVGSDDYNLYALNAATGEKEWTFETGAEVKSSPTVVDGTVFVGSDDHNLYALNAATGEKEWAFKAGYWVESSPTVVDGTVFVGSNDKNLYALNAATGEKEWAFETRENVYSSPTVADGTVFVGSYDDNLYGLNAATGEKEWAFETGDKVDSSPTMVDGTVFVGSWDENIYALNAATGEKEWAFETGAWVRSSPTVADGMVFVGSDDHNLYALNAATGEKEWTFETGAEVKSSPTVVDGTVFVGSQDENVYAVDAGLEGSSEGSRVILTTLGQHDQSHPGEPFTDSVTESGQSNASTSTSGPGLGILSAMTSLGGASYLISRARNGSQESVE
- a CDS encoding Nif3-like dinuclear metal center hexameric protein, which gives rise to MNCAEISDRFDKRLRIADYADIDASANGLQVGSTDHQVEHVAVAVDAAVETIEAAREVGADLLVVHHGLFWGDGMTSVTGEAYRRLAPLIDDDHALYAAHLPLDGHQDLGNAAGVADVLDLSNRAPFGEVGGEYIGQRGRMPAMTVDELTERLAAELDTGGQQIQTLDFGPEEISDVAIVTGSGTDWIEEAAEKGVDALVTGEGKQAVYHRAKELGVTVVLAGHYATETFGVRALAGLAEDWGLETTFIDHPTGL